ATATATCAACCAGcgattatgttttaataagagTAATCAAAAATTGCAAAAGACATTATGCTTACATGGCTAAAACTATTCTAATTACTTAGTGTGTTCTTAATACTACAACCAAGGGTACCCAACATCCTATctgtcaaataataaaattgattaaatctaCATCAAAGATTGTCATTGttatcacaataaaatattctagtaTAAAGCTATATTCAGTATGCTGGAAAAATATCCCGCAAGATTTTGAaggcaaaatataaataaaaatactgatttATACTAATCATTCGTGGAACATattgaaatatgatttatttgtgATATTTAAACCGTGTGGATTTAATATTCtagttttatactaattttattttaataaaatattaactatgttctattattattttaaacaatagaatacattttgaattactaTGGTTGCATAAACTTCGGTGGTAGAACACATATTGAACCATAATTGTAGTTAAAATctgttaataatgtatttattcaactttttataaatattaattctatcACTGTCATGATTTTGtcgttttttagtgtttttccTTAGGGGATTTTTATTCCACGATTTATCATAACATACCAATATGTTGAAGTTCTTCAGACTTGGAAAACTCATTTCCAGCAACAAGTAATAATGTGGCTAAATTAATTCCAGCATATTCATTTGGTTGCACTTCAAATCCTTTTCGATACCAATGTATAGCATTTTCAAGGGCAGTTTTGTCTTCAAAAGATGACTCAAcaaatttatctttataaatacGACCACATAGACAAACCATATCAGGTATAtgattttctttctttttcaaTGCTAGTTCAATTACCTCCAATGCTTTTTTTCGATCTCCAGGTTTGTTACGTCTAaacatataatagtttaaaaacaaatatataaaataaaataaatttttttctcttaaataattaataacaattttttgatttacctATTCAAAGCAAAAGGATATAAATATCGCAATGCTGgtgtttgaatataattttttttgtttggaaTAGTTTGTATGTCTTCAACAAGTTGAACCATTGCATCATAgtcctaatattaaattaaattttacaatacttGACAAGTTGTCTATAATTGAcactgttaatttatttaactacctGTACATCTCTAAATGATATCAACATAGTATGAACTACATCACCAGAAAGAACATGTGGATCATCGAGTCTTTTTCtcattataagtaattttttacgCAATTCTTCACCTGAGTAATTTTCTCTTGCTTTTCTTAAATCTGACAAAAATTTCTCTTTTATATGAACTCTatattaaaccaaaataataactttttgttaattatatataaatttagaaccaagtaaataaaaatatgttcatacTTAGTTTGAATTTCAACATCTTTTAACAAATTCCTTAATTTAACTGTTACTGGTACTCTTGGTTCAAAAGCAGATGCACCATTCTCATCCTGAAATGAAGTATTGGTAGTAAGGCAAGTTCCACAATCttctaatttatatgaaaGAAATGTGTATGAGCCACATGACaactggaaaaaaaaacaaaaaatattttgtttaatataaataaaaaaatattctacaaaaaatattacaaacctTTAATCGTAATGTAACTTCAGTATCTAAATCATTGTATAACATGATGTTTTGTTTCATTCCAAAACTCTCACGTAAGCCCAAATGATAAAACAGCGAACTTTGTTGAAACTGAATTGACAAATCTACTATGGCAACATctgcattataaaatgtatccaaCTCTGCAGTTTCTCCAAAATCTAATTTctcaaactaaaattattgtccaaacaaaattatgtaaataaataattccaaGAAGGTAAGTAAGTCACTAATTATGAATAACATTGGATATtaccaaaacaataaataagttagCATTAACAATCATAGATGCTTGTTTCACTTCTTCCAAAGCTCTTTTACGGTGTGCCAAATTACTAGTTTGGACTACATCTATAATGCATACAATGTCCATTTTGGTACGATTTGAAATGTCACTACAAACACTAGCACTGTGTGCCAAATTGcctataattcaattttacaaaatatacattctcaatagatataaaaataaattaataataaattaatagtatgaaaatataaaacttgtttactACTGTgggtgttatttatataaacaaatacgcACAAAtggtctatatttatttattaagctaaatagatacctacttaataatataaaactatttcatgtaatatgatattttaaacttcagccacaaacatttattatttcatcagttaataggtacttatctagttataaaaataaatatcttaccAGTAGATTCGACATCTAGCTTATTGCTAGAGTCAAACATGTTGTTCTTTCTTTCATAAACACATTCAATCATTTAGTAATACTTAGcttcaaaactatataaaagaaaataactgaaaataagacttttaaatacatatatttaaatttatgaaaaataatagccacaaaattgttcaaataaaataataaaatttttaatattcaataatttgaattgattacaatatacaataacattattgacaaaataaaaatagtaaaaacaaatttacaaacttctgagataattattgttaaaacttaGAAATGTAAATTCAAGGTTTCCAATGTTgccaaatgtttatttaaataagaataatatcaaattttttttttaaatttttaagttgctTTAGAAACAATATGTTCAACAacataatttaagatataaattgaatttatgtaACCACAGACTAAGATACATCCCGTGTAAATGAGTTATCTAAAGTCGCTTTATgatcttttttcatttttgggaTACCCacggttttaaattattattattaatatatgtgataTCAATATTGATTATGTCTTAtcaaattccataaaattgttgcatgataaaataaatataataatataagtattaaatcattaagcttgcctattattacttaaactcAACCTAAATCACagttatgatcattttaaaactacagtttcaaaaagataataacttacttaaaaataataatattaataaaaggctaccttaaattttataatagttcagTTCACTccaatatcaaaactaacagcACAATATTGTTACTGGTGAactaaaatttgctatgtcgcAAGtatgtaagacggagacaatacATGCGGGTTCTACATCCTCTTaagttgatattaaaaaagggTAATTgggaaaaatactaaaaaaaaaaaaaagttagcccttaagacaataatttaagactattattaaattctaattaataaataataatagcatagaccaaaaccataatattagaaaataataattaaaaaaaacatagaattaaaataaattctttaatactctctttaatttattatatcaaacttatactcaaaaaataaaaaaatatttcttaattaggtaagttaataaaaatcattaaaaaaaaatacatagattattttaaaaactgtaacataattaaatgctTTAAACTGCAGTTTCTTGATGattatgacaatatatttCTCTCACTTGGTAGATTGTATTGGTGGTACTACCTTGCTGTAtcttattatagataataatgaacaataatcctagttaaaaaaaaataattaattaatttttatcacacaaaaattgaattacaataaaaacgtttaaaaattataataacaaaaataataatttatcaatgtgCACATCAATACCATGCCTAAGCCCTCGCCCTCaatcaaaacttttattttaaaattataagatcaGTAATGATATTGCATActttttgtttacaaaaaaatactcttTCCGACtgctataaattacaataaaaacgtaAACGGAGTTCACATTATGAAATAGttaccataaatattaaattatgagataattattttattaattttgataaaacaatacttaataccatttacattttttaggacttaaatatgataaacttAAGTATAATAGGGGAGTAACACAAATATATCTACTTAGTGTATCTAATTCTacctaaacttaaaatatttataactgataattaaacattttaaaatattgtatttatcactaggatatttttataaaatatattgttaataaataataaatatacaatctaCAATACATAAGTAATCTAATATTTCacttaagatattaaaaaatcaataattattcttacccaaaatcagtattattaaagctgacaaaaaaaaaaccattacaaaattaccataatctaaaaacaaataataataattattatagtaaaaaaaaaaaaaatatgtaatcatACTTTGATCTGGTAATGTGCTTTGGAAAGTATTGACTTCATTAGtaccattaatatatattaatggtgTTGTCACTGGGGTTGAAGATGTTTGCATAAAAAGTAGGATATTTGATTCATTACGGGTTGTTTCACTAGTTGTAGAATTGTCATTAGGTATTGCAGATGTAGTTTCAATAGTTTCGTAATAGGACACATTTAAATCAACaatttgtgaaatattatttctataaattctCTTCACAATACTTTTTTCGTTATAACTATCCACTATCATTGGCCATAGcactataacaaaataattcaaacaagTTTTCATTTTCTCTCAATCTAAATATGGAAGGGGCCAAGGGggtcatgtttatttttagttatgaaGTTTTGTCTACAACAATTGGCCCAATTTTTTTGGATgtcattgttattaattttgaaatcattaaaatagttgattttcaaaaaaataaaaattatcttgcAGAGTAGAAAAAATccatagattattttaatttaaaatttactgaaaatattgttttaaacacacgttttttgtattaaagtttaaaatgtatattttaaatgtttaaaacaaaatcaatatgtttttttctgatgttttaaacaaaatgttcCGAACGCTACGAACCAAATAATGTAGCCAATACCATTTCaattcaattgtttttaagctaattattcaattatacaatattcagATCACGGAGTGTCGGAGTCCGCATAATATAACCACTACAACCCACAAACAATGAGTAAAGTTACAGAAGTATTAAGTaacaatcatataattaaCGATTATATTtgacaatgataaaaaatataatatacctataagtacattaaaaaatagtttgataTCTACGACCTACCCAAGTGAAAGTTATACTAagaatagaataatttaacttaccaAGAATCAAATAgacgtttattaaaatgaaagtcTTCATGATTAATACTCAagaaaagtgaaaaaaaaatctagtaCGAATAAGACGTTCAAGACACCAAGAACTAAcaagtaacaatattatgtatacttccCTTTTTTCTTTACGTAAAATGgccgttttaaaataaaataaaacatgtcaTTAATCATTGATCATCGATGTGTTTAATtggaaaaaacaataaaatggaagttttgtaatttatggTGACCATCTTTGGTATATTAATGATTACGTGTATTGGATCTAACCccaattatagatattatatagatgttattatattatttgtgtacctACTAACTGTAACatgttttt
This sequence is a window from Rhopalosiphum maidis isolate BTI-1 chromosome 1, ASM367621v3, whole genome shotgun sequence. Protein-coding genes within it:
- the LOC113549812 gene encoding uncharacterized protein LOC113549812: MKTFILINVYLILVLWPMIVDSYNEKSIVKRIYRNNISQIVDLNVSYYETIETTSAIPNDNSTTSETTRNESNILLFMQTSSTPVTTPLIYINGTNEVNTFQSTLPDQNYGNFVMVFFLSALIILILGLLFIIIYNKIQQGSTTNTIYQVREIYCHNHQETAV